The Clostridia bacterium DNA window ATGGGTTTCTTTTTCGGAAACGGCGGCGGGTTCGACGTCGAAGATTGTATCCTTTTCGAGATGATGCTCGACGAAGAGGAAGAGGAGCGCAACAGACTCGACGCACTTGATGAGTTTGACGAGTTTGAGGAATTAGAAGACGAGTTCTGACGCGTTATTCCCCGATATACGTGAATCGCTTGAAGGTCTTTCCGCCGCGCTCGACGGTTTCGTCCCACATAGAGAGCGGCCTCACCCAGTAGCCGCCCTCGCCGTAAAGCGCCTGATAGACGACCTCGTCCTCGAGCGTTTCGGAGTTTTTCGCGACGAAAAGGGCGCGGTATTCCCCGCCCTTGAAGTGTCTGTATCTGCCCGCTTTGAATTCGGGCGTTTTGATTTCGCTGTTGTTGGTTTTCATAGTCAGTTGCTCCTTTCCGGGAACTGCCGCCGTTTATACGGCGGCTTTTTCCGTATGCGCGCTCAAAGGCGGAAAAGAAAATCCGGCTGAAGACCCGCTTCAGCCGGATTCGTTCGTTTAAGCGTTACGCGCGCTTTTTGCTCTTCTTATTCGTCAGCGCGAGGCCGCATCCGGAGATGAGCGCCGTGACGACGAAGACGAAGGTCAGAGTCATATCTCTGCCGATGTCGCCCGTCTTGGAATTTTTGTTCATTCCCTCGGGGTTGCCGTCGGCGTCGAGCTTCTGATACGCCTGCAGATCGGAGATGTAGATCGAGGTGGAGCCGGAGATGTTGACCGACAGCGTAAAGGCGTCGGGCGCCGGAATCATCGGATGACTGCCGCTCATGATCGCCTGTTCGTTCTCGAGCTGCTCCTCAAAGGAGGCGGTGGGGACCTTCAGCTCGGAGTACTTCTCGGCGAGCTCCATGTCGGAGATCTGCCAGTAGTAC harbors:
- a CDS encoding DUF1653 domain-containing protein, translating into MKTNNSEIKTPEFKAGRYRHFKGGEYRALFVAKNSETLEDEVVYQALYGEGGYWVRPLSMWDETVERGGKTFKRFTYIGE